A genomic stretch from Georgenia muralis includes:
- a CDS encoding STAS domain-containing protein, with protein sequence MIGTPGDIALRAHEGEVHAVLVGEVDLDAVSRLKEERDHVGVVHAVDSSALTFLDSSGLRFLLGLTALNPGIRLVDPSPVLLELLEITGTAGMFRVA encoded by the coding sequence ATGATCGGGACCCCTGGCGACATAGCGCTGCGCGCGCACGAGGGCGAGGTGCACGCCGTCCTCGTCGGAGAGGTCGACCTCGACGCCGTGAGCCGCCTCAAGGAGGAGCGCGACCACGTCGGTGTCGTCCACGCCGTCGACTCCTCGGCGCTGACGTTCCTCGACTCCTCCGGCCTGCGCTTCCTGCTCGGCCTCACCGCGCTCAACCCCGGGATCCGGCTCGTCGACCCCTCCCCGGTGCTCCTCGAGCTGCTGGAGATCACCGGCACCGCCGGCATGTTCCGCGTCGCCTGA
- a CDS encoding FkbM family methyltransferase, protein MPRTAPLARARGLARSLLWSYGTVWRRRRMVAFYGAFLAPGDLAFDVGSHVGNRVRAFRRAGARVVAVEPQPDLLAVLRTLYGRDPRVRIEPCALAAEPGEGVLHLATRAPTVSSLAPGWIRDVRADPRFAQLRWDREVVVPLRTLDELIARHGEPRFCKIDVEGHELEVLRGLTRALPALSFEYIPVVADRAVACVERLAELGEYRFASSPVETWRWATPWVTPEDMVLRLSALSPDAPPGDVYAVRSDVTLHG, encoded by the coding sequence GTGCCCCGGACCGCCCCCCTCGCGCGGGCTCGCGGGCTGGCCCGCTCGCTCCTCTGGTCGTACGGGACCGTGTGGCGCCGCCGACGGATGGTGGCCTTCTACGGGGCCTTCCTCGCGCCGGGCGACCTCGCGTTCGACGTCGGCTCCCACGTCGGGAACCGTGTGCGGGCCTTCCGACGGGCCGGGGCCCGGGTGGTCGCCGTCGAGCCGCAGCCGGACCTGCTCGCGGTCCTGCGCACGCTCTACGGGCGCGACCCGCGGGTGCGGATCGAGCCGTGTGCGCTGGCCGCCGAGCCGGGCGAGGGGGTCCTGCACCTCGCGACCCGGGCGCCGACGGTCTCCAGCCTCGCGCCGGGCTGGATCCGCGATGTGCGCGCCGACCCGCGCTTCGCCCAGCTCCGGTGGGACCGCGAGGTGGTCGTGCCCCTGCGCACCCTCGACGAGCTCATCGCCCGCCACGGGGAGCCCCGGTTCTGCAAGATCGACGTCGAGGGCCACGAGCTGGAGGTCCTGCGCGGGCTGACGCGGGCCCTGCCGGCGCTGTCGTTCGAGTACATCCCGGTGGTGGCCGACCGGGCGGTGGCCTGCGTGGAGCGGCTGGCGGAGCTCGGGGAGTACCGGTTCGCATCCTCCCCGGTGGAGACCTGGCGGTGGGCGACGCCCTGGGTGACGCCCGAGGACATGGTGCTCCGCCTCAGCGCCCTCTCCCCCGACGCCCCGCCCGGCGACGTCTACGCGGTGCGGTCGGACGTGACGCTGCACGGCTGA
- a CDS encoding SpoIIE family protein phosphatase, with the protein MDDSLVAPQVPVDLDNCAREPIHIPGSIQPRGVLLALAADDLTVLHASDNTEVLLGVPARALLGGPLAGAVGAEAAAVLAARFAEPGEVRDRNPLTLTVRGAGVDAILHRPPRPDGARERPATASPVPGTGTVAGTGTGAQGAGGTAAGVVVVELEAVSGDRPLTYTGTYQAVRGAVEALNRGHSLTALYDTTAREVRELTGFDRVMVYRFDEEYNGEVVAEARRGDLNPFVGLHYPATDIPSQARALYERSWIRLISDVGYTPAPIVPTLDPRTGAPLDLTFATLRSVSPIHVEYLQNMGVTASMSISLLKDGSLWGLIACHHYSGPFAPPYGVRAAAEFLGSALSLRLVAQVEDERIAAARRVARDLAGLVAASRDEAVPLAEALTADDAILELLGADGVVVRAQGDTRTLGHAPGPAGREALLAWAGTSTGDYACTTSLVRDVPEVAALVPDVAGVLAITMSGGDAVAWLRREVVHSVDWGGDPHNKAIARLEGDTVRLSPRRSFDRWRETVRGSSLPWTDDQADTARLLRRHVVEAMYTRTQRDARAAETLQSSALPAHLPQVPGWVLDARYSPADGGRVGGDWYDALTLPDGRLAVVVGDVAGHGLHAASTMGQLRNGLRALLVRDPDPAAAVTALDELVRATMPGEMATLLVAVVDPGTGEVVYVRAGHLPPVLLDADGDAVLTDDVHTTPVGFVTGHVSPGRLTVAPGGSLILFTDGLVERRGTSLRSALVSLREAFGRAHTAAASRGRDGSGGDPDEGAGPDGGAGPDGGVDLDAVVAQVRDPRSDDDATVVVVRRVRLEAMTDVTS; encoded by the coding sequence GTGGACGACTCGCTGGTGGCGCCGCAGGTGCCCGTCGACCTGGACAACTGCGCCCGGGAGCCGATCCACATCCCCGGGTCGATCCAGCCGCGCGGCGTCCTGCTGGCCCTCGCGGCGGACGACCTCACGGTTCTCCACGCCTCCGACAACACCGAGGTCCTCCTCGGGGTCCCGGCCCGTGCGCTCCTCGGCGGCCCGCTGGCCGGTGCGGTGGGCGCGGAGGCGGCTGCCGTCCTCGCGGCCCGCTTCGCCGAGCCCGGTGAGGTCCGTGACCGCAACCCGCTCACGCTCACGGTGCGCGGCGCGGGCGTGGACGCGATCCTCCACCGCCCGCCGCGTCCGGACGGCGCGCGTGAGCGACCGGCCACGGCCTCGCCGGTCCCGGGTACCGGAACGGTCGCAGGCACCGGCACCGGCGCGCAGGGCGCCGGCGGTACGGCTGCCGGGGTCGTCGTCGTCGAGCTCGAGGCGGTCTCGGGCGACCGCCCCCTGACGTACACCGGCACGTACCAGGCGGTGCGCGGCGCGGTCGAGGCGCTCAACCGCGGCCACAGCCTCACCGCCCTGTACGACACCACGGCCCGCGAGGTGCGCGAGCTCACCGGGTTCGACCGGGTGATGGTCTACCGGTTCGACGAGGAGTACAACGGCGAGGTCGTCGCCGAGGCGCGTCGCGGCGACCTCAACCCCTTCGTCGGCCTGCACTACCCGGCGACCGACATCCCCAGCCAGGCCCGCGCCCTGTACGAGCGGAGCTGGATCCGCCTCATCTCCGACGTCGGGTACACGCCCGCGCCGATCGTGCCCACGCTCGACCCGCGCACCGGCGCACCGCTGGACCTGACGTTCGCGACCCTGCGCAGCGTCTCCCCGATCCACGTCGAGTACCTGCAGAACATGGGCGTCACGGCGTCGATGTCCATCTCCCTCCTCAAGGACGGGAGCCTGTGGGGCCTCATCGCCTGCCACCACTACTCCGGCCCGTTCGCCCCGCCCTACGGCGTGCGCGCGGCGGCCGAGTTCCTCGGCTCGGCCCTCTCGCTGCGCCTCGTCGCCCAGGTGGAGGACGAGCGCATCGCCGCGGCCCGCCGGGTGGCGCGCGACCTGGCCGGCCTGGTCGCGGCCTCGCGCGACGAGGCAGTGCCGCTGGCCGAGGCTCTCACCGCCGACGACGCGATCCTCGAGCTGCTCGGCGCCGACGGCGTGGTCGTGCGCGCCCAGGGCGACACCCGCACGCTGGGCCACGCCCCCGGCCCCGCCGGACGCGAGGCCCTCCTGGCGTGGGCGGGTACGTCCACCGGTGACTACGCCTGCACCACCTCGCTCGTGCGTGACGTCCCGGAGGTCGCCGCGCTGGTTCCCGACGTCGCCGGTGTCCTGGCGATCACGATGTCCGGTGGGGACGCCGTGGCGTGGCTGCGCCGGGAGGTCGTCCACTCGGTCGACTGGGGCGGGGACCCGCACAACAAGGCCATCGCCCGCCTGGAGGGTGACACGGTGCGGCTGAGCCCGCGCAGGTCCTTCGACCGGTGGCGCGAGACCGTCCGCGGGTCCTCCCTCCCCTGGACCGACGACCAGGCCGACACCGCGAGGCTGCTGCGCCGCCACGTCGTGGAGGCGATGTACACCCGCACCCAGCGCGACGCCCGCGCCGCCGAGACGCTCCAGTCCTCCGCGCTGCCCGCGCACCTGCCGCAGGTCCCCGGCTGGGTGCTCGACGCGCGCTACTCCCCCGCCGACGGCGGCCGGGTCGGCGGGGACTGGTACGACGCCCTCACCCTGCCCGACGGCCGGCTCGCCGTGGTGGTCGGCGACGTCGCCGGGCACGGCCTGCACGCCGCGTCGACGATGGGTCAGCTCCGCAACGGCCTGCGCGCCCTCCTCGTGCGCGACCCGGACCCCGCTGCGGCGGTCACCGCGCTCGACGAGCTCGTCCGCGCCACCATGCCCGGCGAGATGGCGACGCTGCTCGTCGCCGTCGTCGACCCCGGCACGGGTGAGGTCGTCTACGTCCGCGCCGGCCACCTGCCGCCCGTGCTGCTCGACGCCGACGGCGACGCGGTCCTCACCGACGACGTGCACACCACCCCGGTCGGCTTCGTCACCGGGCACGTCTCGCCGGGCCGCCTCACCGTCGCTCCGGGCGGCTCCCTGATCCTCTTCACCGACGGGCTCGTCGAGCGTCGCGGGACCTCGCTGCGCTCGGCGCTGGTGTCGCTGCGGGAGGCGTTCGGGCGGGCGCACACGGCGGCCGCGAGTCGCGGCCGTGACGGCTCGGGCGGCGACCCGGACGAGGGTGCCGGCCCTGACGGCGGTGCCGGTCCGGACGGGGGCGTCGACCTCGACGCCGTCGTCGCCCAGGTGCGTGACCCACGTTCGGACGACGACGCCACCGTGGTGGTGGTGCGCCGGGTTAGGCTCGAGGCGATGACGGACGTGACCTCATGA
- a CDS encoding fructose bisphosphate aldolase, translated as MNEQQLEKMRTGTGFVAALDQSGGSTPKALRLYGIEDDAYASEEEMFDLVHQMRARIMTSPAFTGEHILGTILFENTMEREVEGRPTAEYLWDIKTIVPILKVDKGLDAETDGARTMKPMPGLDELLARAVEKGVFATKMRSVVCGPGAGLDAVLDQQFQVAHRIIKAGLVPIIEPEIEIRCPEKEAAEDQLHAGLLAHAERLGPDELIMLKLTPPERDDLYADLVAHPQVLRVLFLSGGYSRDEACERLGRNHGCVASFSRALTEGLRAEMSPAEFDAVLAASIAQIAAASAT; from the coding sequence ATGAACGAGCAGCAGCTCGAGAAGATGCGCACCGGCACGGGCTTCGTGGCCGCCCTCGACCAGAGCGGCGGCAGCACGCCCAAGGCGCTGCGCCTGTACGGCATCGAGGACGACGCCTACGCCTCCGAGGAGGAGATGTTCGACCTCGTCCACCAGATGCGCGCCCGTATCATGACCAGCCCCGCCTTCACCGGTGAGCACATCCTGGGCACGATCCTCTTCGAGAACACCATGGAGCGCGAGGTCGAGGGTCGCCCGACCGCCGAGTACCTGTGGGACATCAAGACCATCGTCCCCATCCTCAAGGTCGACAAGGGGCTCGACGCCGAGACCGACGGCGCTCGCACGATGAAGCCGATGCCGGGGCTGGACGAGCTCCTGGCCCGGGCCGTCGAGAAGGGCGTGTTCGCCACGAAGATGCGCTCCGTCGTCTGCGGCCCGGGGGCCGGGCTCGACGCCGTCCTCGACCAGCAGTTCCAGGTGGCGCACCGCATCATCAAGGCCGGGCTCGTGCCGATCATCGAGCCGGAGATCGAGATCCGCTGCCCCGAGAAGGAGGCCGCCGAGGACCAGCTCCACGCCGGCCTGCTCGCCCACGCGGAGCGGCTCGGGCCGGACGAGCTCATCATGCTCAAGCTCACCCCGCCCGAGCGGGACGACCTCTACGCCGACCTCGTCGCGCACCCGCAGGTGCTGCGCGTGCTGTTCCTCTCCGGCGGGTACTCCCGCGACGAGGCCTGCGAGCGCCTGGGTCGCAACCACGGCTGCGTCGCGAGCTTCTCCCGCGCCCTCACCGAGGGGTTGCGCGCCGAGATGAGCCCGGCGGAGTTCGACGCCGTGCTCGCCGCGTCGATCGCGCAGATCGCGGCCGCGTCGGCCACCTGA
- a CDS encoding heme oxygenase (biliverdin-producing) produces the protein MKHQLTAELPAGRPTGTSTAASTEESAGRSTGAPTGASAGLATELREGTRAEHRAAESAGFVTALLDGRLGPDAYADLAAQQLGVYRALEAGGGRLTGAAAVLVAPELARTAALEADLAHLWGPAWRGRVEPVPAVRRYVSRLDAVAATDVGYAAHAYVRYLGDLSGGQVVAAMLRRHYGVAEEGLRFYRFDGIEKVKPYKDAYRARLDALPFGATERAAVVAEARYALRLNREVFDDLADRHLRS, from the coding sequence GTGAAGCACCAGCTGACGGCGGAGCTCCCGGCCGGGCGACCGACCGGAACCTCGACGGCAGCCTCGACCGAGGAGTCGGCCGGGCGCTCCACCGGAGCCCCCACCGGGGCCTCGGCCGGGCTCGCGACCGAGCTGCGCGAGGGAACCCGCGCCGAGCACCGCGCGGCGGAGTCGGCCGGTTTCGTGACCGCGCTGCTCGACGGCCGTCTCGGACCGGACGCGTACGCCGACCTCGCCGCGCAGCAGCTGGGGGTGTACCGGGCTCTCGAGGCCGGTGGCGGCCGGCTCACCGGCGCCGCGGCCGTGCTCGTCGCGCCCGAGCTGGCCCGGACCGCTGCGCTGGAGGCGGACCTGGCCCACCTGTGGGGACCGGCCTGGCGGGGCCGGGTCGAGCCCGTACCCGCCGTCCGCCGCTACGTGAGCAGGCTCGACGCCGTCGCCGCGACCGACGTCGGGTACGCGGCCCACGCCTACGTGCGCTACCTGGGCGACCTCTCGGGCGGGCAGGTGGTCGCCGCGATGCTCCGCCGGCACTACGGCGTCGCCGAGGAGGGGCTGCGGTTCTACCGGTTCGACGGCATCGAGAAGGTCAAGCCCTACAAGGACGCCTACCGCGCCCGCCTGGACGCTCTGCCGTTCGGCGCGACCGAGCGCGCCGCCGTCGTCGCGGAGGCGCGGTACGCCCTGCGGCTGAACCGGGAGGTCTTCGACGACCTTGCGGACCGGCACCTGCGCTCGTGA
- a CDS encoding CDP-alcohol phosphatidyltransferase family protein, with the protein MTIRGRAVEAGHPAAWHLVRTPAALALGLFASLAVPLVLLATGTGGPGALVGPGGYLVGAAVLDRAVRRTNEVAAEPVGLDRAVRGMGAANVVTLVRLVLVTWIASLLPALAAAGEAAATSAVLSLAVLLTGTGALLLDGADGRVARRRGETSASGARFDSETDAALVLVLAVAVAVTGSAGWWVLAIGLMRYGQLAAAAVAPWLRGPVSCATASSPRPRWPPGSGDRSRPRSPARSSASRRWSCSSSSSGRRPSSRPR; encoded by the coding sequence ATGACGATCAGGGGCCGGGCCGTCGAAGCCGGGCACCCGGCCGCGTGGCACCTCGTCCGGACGCCGGCGGCGCTCGCGCTCGGCCTGTTCGCGAGCCTGGCCGTCCCCCTGGTCCTGCTCGCGACCGGCACGGGCGGACCCGGCGCACTGGTCGGACCGGGCGGGTACCTGGTCGGTGCCGCGGTCCTCGACCGGGCCGTGCGCAGGACGAACGAGGTCGCCGCTGAGCCCGTGGGCCTCGACCGGGCGGTGCGGGGCATGGGTGCCGCGAACGTCGTCACCCTCGTGCGTCTGGTGCTCGTGACCTGGATCGCCTCCCTGCTGCCCGCCCTGGCCGCGGCTGGTGAGGCAGCGGCCACGTCGGCTGTCCTCTCGCTCGCCGTGCTCCTCACGGGCACCGGTGCGCTCCTCCTCGACGGCGCCGACGGCCGGGTCGCGCGGCGACGCGGCGAGACGAGCGCGTCGGGTGCTCGGTTCGACTCCGAGACCGACGCCGCGCTCGTGCTCGTCCTCGCCGTCGCCGTCGCGGTGACCGGCTCCGCCGGGTGGTGGGTCCTGGCGATCGGTCTCATGCGCTACGGCCAGCTCGCCGCGGCCGCGGTGGCCCCCTGGCTCCGGGGACCGGTCTCATGCGCTACGGCCAGCTCGCCGCGGCCGCGGTGGCCCCCTGGCTCCGGGGACCGGTCCCGCCCTCGCTCGCCCGCAAGGTCGTCGGCGTCGCGCAGGTGGTCGTGCTCCTCGTCGTCCTCGGGGCGCCGCCCCTCGTCCCGGCCGCGGTGA
- the trxA gene encoding thioredoxin, protein MPVTAGGRPRCAACHADLPWVVDVSGTEFAAAVEGSAVPVLVDVWAPWCGPCRQVSPVVEQLGRENAGRLKVAKVNSDLAPEVAVRHNISGIPTLLLYSGGREVSRVVGAQPAGQLRRWLTDALASI, encoded by the coding sequence GTGCCCGTGACCGCCGGCGGCCGGCCGCGGTGTGCCGCCTGCCACGCCGATCTGCCCTGGGTGGTGGACGTCTCCGGCACCGAGTTCGCGGCCGCCGTCGAGGGCAGCGCCGTCCCGGTGCTGGTGGACGTGTGGGCACCCTGGTGCGGCCCCTGCCGCCAGGTCTCCCCCGTCGTCGAGCAGCTGGGGCGGGAGAACGCAGGGCGGCTCAAGGTCGCCAAGGTCAACTCCGACCTCGCACCCGAGGTCGCCGTCCGCCACAACATCAGCGGGATCCCGACGCTGCTGCTCTACTCCGGCGGCCGGGAGGTCTCCCGCGTCGTCGGTGCCCAGCCGGCCGGACAGCTGCGTCGTTGGCTCACCGACGCCCTCGCGAGCATCTGA